In Pseudomonas sp. ADAK2, the genomic window TTGGCACCAGCCTCAACAGCGGCGTTGCGTTGGTCATCCATGGCTTTGCGGACGGCTTCAATGCCGGCGCCCTGGAACTCCAGATAGCCACACTTGCCATTCGGCCCAAGGTCCCACGCGGCAGATGGCCCGGTTACGCTCAACTCTACCGTTTCATCCAAGCCAGATACCCACGGTTGCGGGTGGCTGGTCTGGTGCAGAGCAGTGAAATAGTCAGCACTGAGCTGATAGGACTTCAGCGCGGCCCTGGCCATCGTTAGAAGCGGCACTTCATCCACGTCGGGCGAGTTGTCCGTTGAGCCGCAGTAGATCACCGGCAGGAACTCCAGGCCCCTCACCAGGCGATTGTCTGTGCCGGTCGTGCCGAGCGGTTTCAGCTCTTCGATGACCTCCCCGTTTTCACCCAGCACTTCGCTGTAGCAAACTTCGCCGACCATCTTGAAGACGCGATAAACCATCTTGCAGTCGTGGTCGAACTCGTCCTCTTTGTCGTCTCGGAACTCGATGAATACGGCAAGCACCAGGTCTTGCCGGCCGCCGCCTTGGCTGCCTACCTTCCAGTTGATCGCGTTGCGGGTGGCATAAGTCGAGAAATACGGCTCACTGCTGTCGTCGATGTTCACCACCAGCGGCACCCGGCCGTGGGAGATCGCCTGTCGTACCATGCGGAAGAACAACTGCTTCAGGCCGAAGCCGTCAGACGTGGCGTTGTCTTCCAAGCCCTTCAGCCCAGCCGGCAGCTCAATTTCAGGAATCAGCCGAGACACCAGACCCATCATCGACCGAAGTGAGTCGCGCACCCAGTGTTCGTACTGAGCCCGGTTTGTATAGTTCTGGTACAGGTATTTGTTGCCGGTGGCGTCGAGCTTTTCAGCTTCCACCATGCCGCTGGGCTTCGGCAGGTTCCGATCGTTGCGCTTGATGGCGCCCTCACCTTCGAGCGCGTCGTCCATCATTTCCCACTCGGCGATGTGTGCGTCGAAGTCGGGGTTTGTCGATTGCACTGGCATCAGGCCAATCCTCCAATACGGCGCGTTCCGCCTGTGCGTGTTTTGATCGGGTAACGCTTAGCGATGAAGTAGCCGGCGGCGTCGTTCATGTGGTCGTGACCTTTTTTCGGATCTTTGTCCGGCTCACCCTTGTCGGTGTAGGTCTGCCGCTCCAGGCATAGGGTAAGTTGAGGGCACTGGTCGATGTTGACCTTCAATCGCCGCTCGCCGTAGGTGTTCAAGAAAATCGCGTTGACCGAGTTAACGCGGTCTTTGACGCCCGGGTTAGTCGAATCAACCACCACCGTGAATCCGGCTTTTTTCAACAACGAAAGGTCGGACTCGCTGGCGTTCTTGCTGCTGGTGTTCTGGCCGCTGGCATCTGGGTAAACCGCAACGGCGTGTCCTGGGAAACGCACCTGGATCTTCTCGATCATCTCCGGCGTATCGCGCACCCCGTGAAACTCATCCAGTGCAAGCGGCAGGTCGTCGCGCACGACATAGACCACTGCCGCCATCTTCATGACGTTGAAGTCCATCCCGATGTGCAGCGCTTCGCCTTGCTTGATTCGTTCGCTGGTGCGGCATTCGGCGCGGTTGAACGTGTAATACACGACGCCTGCATAGTTTTCGAAGCCGGCCTCGTACTCTTGCCGAAACGTGCGGGGGTCCATCTTGCGACGGGCAGCATCCAGCTCCTCGGCTGGTACGTTGCCCCCCTGCAGCGATGTGTACTGCCAGCTTTTGTGGTCCGGCTCTCCGCCAGGCTTACCGTCAAGGTAGGTGTCGTAGCAGTGATTGAATCCTTTCGGGGTCCCAATTCGCAGCGCGTGCCCGCCCTTGCGCAGCCCAATGCCAGGGATCGTGTACTGGCAGGTCGAAAGCATCGGCCGAAGAACTTCTTCCCACGCAGCCCACGGACAATCCGCCCACTCATCCACTAGGACGAAGAACAGACCAGAGCCCCGAAGGTTGTCGTAATTATCAAGCCCGACCACGCGCATGACGTGGCCTGACTTCAGAGTGATCGAGCACTCCGTCTCGTTTGGACGGTGCGAACGCCAGGCTTCTGGGATGGCCTGTTTCAGTCGCCGCCAGAACACACGCTTGGCCTGCTTGAAGGTCGGTGCGCCGTACCAGATCTCGTCTTCAACGCTTACACCCCACTCGGCAGCAAGACGGGCCGCTCGGCGCATCTCGGCCTTGCCCAGGAACGTCTTGCCGAACCGGCGACCACACACAGCATCACGAAAGCGTGCTTCAGGCTGAAACCCCCAGCAGTAAATGTTCGCCTGCTTCGGCGTCAGCTTTACCGGCGGGTCAAAGGTGCGGGGTAGTCGGGACATTCTCATCAGGCTCCAGGGTGTACTCAGCAACTGCGTGCTGCTGGTCCGCTTGGGAGCCCAGGGGTTTTTCAAATTCGAGACGGCGATTCACGTAGACATCGCCCACCTCTTTGGCGGCCTGCTCGTACAACTGAGCGGTCAGTGCCAGGTTTCGCATGTTCTCGGCCTTCTCGGCCATGCGACCCAGCCCCCTGAGCCTGTAGGCACGATTGGCGATCGGGATGTCGGTTGTCTCTTCGCGGAATCGTTTACGGGCGGCGTGGAACAGGTCGGCCCAGTTCTTCCCCAGCCTTTGGCCAGCAAACTTTGTCGGGTCATGTGTTTCGCACTGTTGTCGGGTGATCTCTATTCCGAATTCTGTCTTGACCGCTGCTACCACCTGGGATGGCGTATCGAAGCAGGCCAGTGCCTGAACGATGAAGGCTTTGACCTCGCTTCGTAGTACTGCCATATGGTTGTCATCCGTCAATACCTGTCATGGAATCAGGCCGACTTGAGCAGACAGGTTCCGCAGGCCCTCGATATATTCAATTTCCCCACCTCGGCAGGACTGTTTGCAGCATCCACCAACGCTTGAACGTCAGGGCTCGCACCGTAGCGGCGGACCACACCGACGAACTCTTCGACGTCATGACCGCGCAGCTTCAGCTTGGGTGCACCTTCTTCGGTGAAGGCTGGTTGACCGTACTTATCGGTCGCCTGGGCGATGTGGTAGAGCTCGTGCTCGATCAGCGCGCAGAAGGCGGCGTCGGAACACTGGGCGCTGTAGTCAGCGGCCAAGGTGATGATGAAGGCCGGCACATCGCCAAACCAATCACGCATCTGTTGCTCCATCCGGGCCTTCTGCCAACCGCCGGCGCGGAACGCTACCTGCTCGGCTTGTCCCAGGACGGTGCGTCCTTGCTTATCGAAGGCTGCCGACGCCCACATCACCCGGATGTCTGCATCCAGTAGATGGGCATGGTCTTCGTTGTGAATACTCCCGGTATCGGCAAGGATCTCAGCCTGGAGCCATTCCCACACATCAGGGGCTGGAGTCAGGCGAATACCGAAGTCGGACAGGTCGGACAGCTCAAGCATTGGTGCCGAAGGCATTGGTCTGCGCATTTGGAGTCATCCTGTGGGGGCAAACCACACAAGTGCGAGAAACTACACGTGGTTGAGTGGCGAGGGTGATGACGGAATGCTTCAATCGAGTCGCACTTTAAAAAAGGAGATGTGCAATGGAGTTTCTAAAACCGCTCAGTATCTTTTCGCTGGGCATTTACTCGGCAATCGGCGTCGCCGCATTGATCGTCCTGTACTTTCTATTCTACGGAGCCAGATGTTTTGACTCGTGGATGAAGAAGCAGCCAATGCCAACCGATCGGGTATGGGCCTTTGTAGTCGTTGCGGCACTTTTGGGGTTGTGTATCGGGAGCTTTACCCAGGGGATAACCGAAATCCATGCCGAATGTGCAGCATACGGTCAACCTGTTGGTCCATGCTTCTTTAAGCACATCAGTCCGTAGGTGTTTGACAGCAGCCCGACTGAAAGGCGCGTTCAATTGCCTCCCGGTCGGGTTGTTTGATGGCCGTCGGGACGCTCTGTTACTTGAAAAGGTGGCGGGGTGCCGGTATTGCTGACGATCAACTCTCAAAGGGCAATCACCATGGAACCGAGATTCAAGGTGCTGGACTTCATTCACGCCACTAGCGGAGCCACGCGCTACCGGATCTATGACGGAAAAAATCGAGGCGATGCCAATAAGCACGGCGTGTACGACGACAGGGCAGATGCGGATTCTGTTTGCGCAAAGCTGAACGCCGAACACAAAGAGTGATCTATCCGTGCCGCACTCACCTGCGGCACACTAACCCAGCAAAGGACTCGCGATCTTGATGGACATACTGGTTGAAACGGTATTTCGCGCAATTTGCTTCCCTATCGGGTGGCCCGTAATGCGGGTAGTCACGCTCGGGAAGTATCCGGCGAAAGGCTCATGGTTTTCCCAATCACCAGAATCCGAATGGACATCTGCGGTAGGGCTTGCTGTATTGGTGATCACCATGATGGCAATACTGGGCCAGTTCGTTCTTACCTGATCCGCTCAAGCCGTTAGTCATCAGCATCCAACAGCACATCAATCAGCTTCTGCTCGCCCAGGCGCATGGCACCGAGGCATTGCAGGTCG contains:
- a CDS encoding DUF4055 domain-containing protein gives rise to the protein MPVQSTNPDFDAHIAEWEMMDDALEGEGAIKRNDRNLPKPSGMVEAEKLDATGNKYLYQNYTNRAQYEHWVRDSLRSMMGLVSRLIPEIELPAGLKGLEDNATSDGFGLKQLFFRMVRQAISHGRVPLVVNIDDSSEPYFSTYATRNAINWKVGSQGGGRQDLVLAVFIEFRDDKEDEFDHDCKMVYRVFKMVGEVCYSEVLGENGEVIEELKPLGTTGTDNRLVRGLEFLPVIYCGSTDNSPDVDEVPLLTMARAALKSYQLSADYFTALHQTSHPQPWVSGLDETVELSVTGPSAAWDLGPNGKCGYLEFQGAGIEAVRKAMDDQRNAAVEAGAKVMDVGGTESGEARKTRQNDQHATLHSIVITVAEAVEQALRYAAEWKGYDPKQVTFKVNPEFVIPQVDPQVLAELQKSVMAGTVSADTYWQYLTTGKLPERLYDEEAELISEERESVGLNLDNEDANSKPGTGRQPATGADDPSLSDDRAA
- a CDS encoding phage terminase large subunit family protein, whose amino-acid sequence is MSRLPRTFDPPVKLTPKQANIYCWGFQPEARFRDAVCGRRFGKTFLGKAEMRRAARLAAEWGVSVEDEIWYGAPTFKQAKRVFWRRLKQAIPEAWRSHRPNETECSITLKSGHVMRVVGLDNYDNLRGSGLFFVLVDEWADCPWAAWEEVLRPMLSTCQYTIPGIGLRKGGHALRIGTPKGFNHCYDTYLDGKPGGEPDHKSWQYTSLQGGNVPAEELDAARRKMDPRTFRQEYEAGFENYAGVVYYTFNRAECRTSERIKQGEALHIGMDFNVMKMAAVVYVVRDDLPLALDEFHGVRDTPEMIEKIQVRFPGHAVAVYPDASGQNTSSKNASESDLSLLKKAGFTVVVDSTNPGVKDRVNSVNAIFLNTYGERRLKVNIDQCPQLTLCLERQTYTDKGEPDKDPKKGHDHMNDAAGYFIAKRYPIKTRTGGTRRIGGLA
- a CDS encoding DUF2280 domain-containing protein, which codes for MAVLRSEVKAFIVQALACFDTPSQVVAAVKTEFGIEITRQQCETHDPTKFAGQRLGKNWADLFHAARKRFREETTDIPIANRAYRLRGLGRMAEKAENMRNLALTAQLYEQAAKEVGDVYVNRRLEFEKPLGSQADQQHAVAEYTLEPDENVPTTPHL
- a CDS encoding putative metallopeptidase, which translates into the protein MRRPMPSAPMLELSDLSDFGIRLTPAPDVWEWLQAEILADTGSIHNEDHAHLLDADIRVMWASAAFDKQGRTVLGQAEQVAFRAGGWQKARMEQQMRDWFGDVPAFIITLAADYSAQCSDAAFCALIEHELYHIAQATDKYGQPAFTEEGAPKLKLRGHDVEEFVGVVRRYGASPDVQALVDAANSPAEVGKLNISRACGTCLLKSA